In a single window of the Sphingosinicella microcystinivorans genome:
- a CDS encoding SOS response-associated peptidase family protein, with protein sequence MTAAVRQRAPSERWRDGPGKLATIVVWEDGAARQRRCKWGLAPRESYGDPISLLRSEARTIVNPCLIIASDFEVEAGMGSRRKRYSVRLVTDEPFFCFAGMWRPATDDWPEAFAALTTEAGPDVAPYKDRQLAVVRPEDWEDWLRQRRGVEDLLRPFPKGSFEITDPAK encoded by the coding sequence ATGACCGCTGCGGTACGCCAAAGGGCACCTTCGGAGCGCTGGAGGGACGGCCCCGGAAAGCTCGCTACCATCGTCGTGTGGGAGGACGGGGCCGCGCGGCAACGCCGATGCAAATGGGGGCTGGCACCGAGGGAGTCCTACGGCGACCCCATCAGCCTCCTGCGCTCCGAAGCGCGCACCATCGTGAACCCCTGCCTCATCATCGCGTCTGACTTCGAGGTGGAAGCGGGTATGGGCTCCCGCCGCAAGCGCTACTCCGTCCGGCTGGTGACGGATGAGCCGTTCTTTTGCTTCGCGGGAATGTGGCGCCCGGCGACGGACGATTGGCCCGAGGCGTTCGCCGCGCTGACGACCGAGGCGGGGCCTGATGTGGCGCCTTATAAGGACCGACAGCTCGCCGTGGTGCGCCCGGAGGATTGGGAGGACTGGTTGAGGCAGCGGAGGGGCGTTGAGGACCTTCTCAGGCCGTTCCCGAAGGGGAGCTTCGAAATCACCGATCCGGCGAAGTGA